The genomic region GTCCTCGTTGAGCGCGCGCGCCAGTTCCTTCATCTTTTTCAGGTGCGTCCCTTTGAGCAAAACCTTCTTTCCCCCAATCTCGGCCCTTTCGCAGACGGAAAAAGTTTCCTCTATCGCGCCCTTGCACACGAACAGGTGCTTCATTCCGTCATCAACAATGACGCTCATCCTCCTTCTCTGGAAATCAAATCCCACCTCGTCAATTTTTTTGTAGTTCCGCTCTATGCTCATCTCCTGCTTCAGGTTCTCGTGCTTCAGCACCGCCTGGTCGGTCACGTTCTTCAGCCCGGTCTGGAAATAGCTGTTTAGGTACGCGTACCTGAGCACCTGCTCATTCTCCTTCCCCTCCAAATCAATGTGCTTCACCAGTATAATCTTCCCCTGGGTGAGCGTCCCGGTCTTGTCCGTGCACAGCACGTTCATCGCCCCGAGGTTCTGGATGGAGTTGAGTCTCTTCACGATGACTTTCTTCGCGGACATGGTGACCGCTCCCTTCGCGAGGTTCACGGTTATTATCATCGGGAGCAGTTCAGGAGTCAATCCAACCACTACTGCAAGCGCGAAGAGGAACGCCTCGAACCATCCGTTCCCCTTGAACCAGTTTATGAAAAACACCGCAGGGGCCATGAGCAGTATGAACCTTACCATCAAATCAGTGAAGCCCGCTATCCCCTTCTCGAATCCGGTCTCCACATTCTTCTCAAGGCTTTCCGCGATGGAGCCGAAATAGGTGTTTTTTCCAGTGAGCAGCACGACCGCAGTTGCAGTTCCGCTTTCCACGCTCGTGCCCATGAAGCATACGCTCTGCAGCTCGAACAAATGCGTTCCCTCTTCTCTCGGCGCGTGCTTCTCCACAGGGACGGACTCCCCGGTGAGCGTGCTCTGGTTCACGAAAAGGTCCTTGGAACTTACTATTCGCACATCAGCAGGCACTATGTCTCCTGCCGAAAGCCTCACTATGTCCCCGGGCACGAGCTGCCTCAGCGCTATCTCCCTCTCCACGCCATCCCTGAGCACGGTCGCGGTAGTTTGGACCATGGCCTTGAGCTTCTCCGCGGCCCTGTCCGCCTTCGTTTCCTGGACGTAATTGAGTATGGTGCTTATCCCAACCATGAGCACTATTATTACCGCAGTTGTGAACTGCGCCGTGAGAAAAGAAACTATCGCCATGAGCGACATGAGCGCGACCAGCGGGTTCAGGAAAATTTCCACCACGGTCCTGATGCGGCTGTGCTTTCCGTTTCCCGTGGCTTTGTTCAGCCCGTATTTCCTGAGCTTTGCCCTGGCCTCGGATTTCGCGAGCCCGCTTTCCCTGGAGCCGAGCCTTTTCAGGACTTCGCGGGGTTCGCTGTGCGCAGCCGAAAGCAACTCCTCAAAATTCCGCATTTCCGCATTCTTCTTCCTTCCTGAAAATACGGTCTCGAGCCAGCCCGCGATGTCCATGCCTACTGCTCGCGATTAGAATTTAAAAAGAATATCACTTTCGTGCGGCAAGCATCGCACCGAGCCCGAGCATCAGGAAGAGCGGGCCGCACAACGGATTGATTTCTCCGCTGGTTGGCGTTCCATGCTGGCTTGCGTTCGAAGCGCCCGATTGGCTCCCGCCCTGCGCCGGCCCGGAGTTGTTGAGCAGCGGCTGGCCGAGGTTATCCAGATTCGTCTGGTCGCCCTGCACATCGCCCATTACGCAACCCGAGTAATTGGCGTAACAATAGCTGCAGGAGCTCATGCAGACCTGGTCCAGGTTCTTCGTGGCCCACACCCAGCACACGTACGCATTGTTCTCCATCCCCACGGTGGCGCCGCATTTCGAGCAGCAGCTGCTCATGCACTGCTCGTATTCCGCGTCGCACTGGGAAGTGTAAGCTGCGAAAGACAGGCTCGAAGCCAGCACCATAAGCAAGAATATGCTTTTCATAAGAACACCCAACCATTATCGCACGAAAGATTAATAAAAAATAAGACTCGCGCTGTGAAATAAAAAAAGCGCCCCCACCGCGAATTTCAGTTTTCCGTCCGCCGTTATTAATTTAGAAAGATGATTCCAAAAACCCGATTGGGGGTTTGGGCGGTGTCGGACTAAGGGGGCTTGCCCCCTTGGGCTGACATTTGAACGCGGATTACAGCCTCCGCAGGGCCGCGTCCTGTCCAGGTTAGACTACAGGGGCGAATGATATGATTTTAAATACTAATTTTAATAAAGTAATGCGCTAATCAGCATAGTTCTATCAGTCCAGAGGTGTTTATAGATGAAGAGATGCATGACCTGCGGAAAGATGGTCAAGGAATTCGTGGAGTTCCCCTGCCCG from Candidatus Micrarchaeia archaeon harbors:
- a CDS encoding HAD-IC family P-type ATPase encodes the protein MDIAGWLETVFSGRKKNAEMRNFEELLSAAHSEPREVLKRLGSRESGLAKSEARAKLRKYGLNKATGNGKHSRIRTVVEIFLNPLVALMSLMAIVSFLTAQFTTAVIIVLMVGISTILNYVQETKADRAAEKLKAMVQTTATVLRDGVEREIALRQLVPGDIVRLSAGDIVPADVRIVSSKDLFVNQSTLTGESVPVEKHAPREEGTHLFELQSVCFMGTSVESGTATAVVLLTGKNTYFGSIAESLEKNVETGFEKGIAGFTDLMVRFILLMAPAVFFINWFKGNGWFEAFLFALAVVVGLTPELLPMIITVNLAKGAVTMSAKKVIVKRLNSIQNLGAMNVLCTDKTGTLTQGKIILVKHIDLEGKENEQVLRYAYLNSYFQTGLKNVTDQAVLKHENLKQEMSIERNYKKIDEVGFDFQRRRMSVIVDDGMKHLFVCKGAIEETFSVCERAEIGGKKVLLKGTHLKKMKELARALNED